From the Musa acuminata AAA Group cultivar baxijiao chromosome BXJ3-7, Cavendish_Baxijiao_AAA, whole genome shotgun sequence genome, one window contains:
- the LOC135643749 gene encoding protein WUSCHEL-like has translation MEPQHYQQQQQQQQLLQEDGNIGSCSSGGGGSKASFLCRQSSTRWIPTSDQIRILRDLYYNNGLRSPNAEQIQRISARLRQYGKIEGKNVFYWFQNHKARERQKKRLTVDITATTTSSSNKSSAVVSPGTVNKRTFFSFTFGLS, from the coding sequence ATGGAACCACAACATtatcaacagcagcagcagcagcagcagttgctGCAGGAGGATGGCAACATCGGCAGCTGTTCGAGTGGGGGTGGAGGGAGCAAAGCCAGCTTTCTCTGCCGGCAGTCCAGTACGAGGTGGATCCCTACAAGCGATCAGATCAGGATACTGAGGGACCTCTACTACAACAATGGCCTACGGTCCCCGAACGCGGAGCAGATCCAGAGGATCTCAGCCAGGCTCCGGCAGTACGGCAAGATCGAAGGGAAGAACGTCTTTTACTGGTTCCAGAACCACAAGGCCCGGGAGAGACAGAAGAAGAGGCTCACCGTGGACATCACCGCAaccaccaccagcagcagcaacaagAGTTCCGCTGTCGTCTCTCCTGGTACCGTAAACAAAAGAACATTCTTTTCCTTCACGTTCGGGCTTTCTTGA